The following are encoded together in the Thalassomonas haliotis genome:
- a CDS encoding DUF885 domain-containing protein: protein MKKNIIALTLLAALSGCSHEANQPDNTATQINTYSQAAIDSAVDTYTREFIKQQPALATTLNLSSEVAGDYQGTWPDYSTKGMLAMQNSMKASVASLKAFDLAALSQKNSLHLGVNREIAGYYQGDLGFPGGYIDTWGGHLPYVVSQISGPLIDIPAVLQDQHGISSKTDALNYLQRLSAFESLVKAVKSKVLDDAEKGVILPKALFPNTLNYLDNFVAPKAEEHGLVTHFAKKLDKLEQLSAAEKQALVKQAAETVATKVYPSYRDIRQTMVLLEQRAPGEDGIWAQPNGESFYQHEIRYLADSNLSADDIHQIGLDEVARITAEMDAILVSQGMKQGSVGERLVKLVDMPQFVYEDSDEGRAQLLADLSKEIDKVMAKAPQLFATMPTQEVIVKRVPVASQAGAPGGSYMPPALDGSRPGVYNINLKDMKAQPSFSLKTLTYHEAVPGHHFQISLNMAQKDIGIMRQNGQFNAFTEGWALYSELVAYEMGMYENDPWGNLGRLQAEVYRAARLVVDTGLHHKRWSRAQAISYFHNATGTAMSDVESAIDRYMAWPGQALGYKLGMLKIVELRDWAKAELKERFDIKAFHDLVLLPGARPLTLLEQDVKRWVKQQKV from the coding sequence ATGAAAAAAAACATTATCGCCCTTACGTTACTGGCGGCCTTATCCGGCTGCAGTCATGAAGCCAACCAGCCGGACAATACCGCCACACAAATAAACACTTACAGCCAGGCAGCAATAGATAGCGCCGTTGATACTTATACCCGGGAATTCATCAAACAGCAGCCGGCGTTGGCGACTACCCTTAACTTGTCATCTGAGGTGGCGGGGGATTACCAGGGCACCTGGCCGGATTATTCCACTAAAGGCATGCTGGCGATGCAAAACAGTATGAAAGCTTCGGTAGCCTCATTAAAGGCGTTTGATCTTGCTGCCCTGTCGCAGAAAAACAGCTTGCACCTTGGCGTTAACCGGGAAATAGCCGGTTATTACCAGGGAGATTTAGGTTTCCCCGGTGGTTATATTGATACCTGGGGCGGGCACCTGCCTTATGTTGTTAGTCAAATTTCCGGGCCGTTAATTGATATTCCCGCGGTATTGCAGGATCAACACGGCATAAGCTCGAAAACCGATGCGCTTAACTACCTGCAGCGCTTGTCGGCTTTTGAGTCCTTGGTTAAAGCGGTGAAATCTAAGGTACTCGACGATGCCGAAAAAGGTGTCATTTTGCCTAAAGCCCTGTTCCCGAATACCCTAAACTACCTGGACAATTTTGTTGCTCCTAAGGCGGAAGAACATGGCCTGGTGACGCACTTTGCCAAAAAGCTGGATAAGCTTGAACAGCTTAGCGCGGCAGAGAAACAAGCCCTGGTCAAACAGGCGGCAGAAACTGTGGCCACTAAGGTTTACCCGAGCTACCGGGATATCAGACAAACCATGGTGTTATTAGAGCAGCGGGCGCCAGGTGAAGATGGTATCTGGGCGCAGCCAAACGGGGAAAGTTTCTATCAGCATGAGATCCGTTATTTGGCGGACTCGAACTTATCCGCCGATGACATCCATCAAATCGGCTTGGATGAAGTGGCGCGCATCACCGCAGAAATGGATGCTATTTTAGTGTCCCAGGGCATGAAACAGGGCAGTGTCGGCGAGCGTTTGGTTAAGCTGGTGGACATGCCGCAATTCGTTTATGAAGACTCAGACGAAGGGCGTGCGCAGCTGCTGGCAGATCTCAGTAAAGAAATTGATAAGGTGATGGCAAAAGCCCCACAATTATTTGCCACTATGCCGACCCAGGAAGTGATTGTGAAACGTGTGCCTGTGGCTTCACAGGCAGGCGCGCCGGGCGGCTCTTATATGCCGCCGGCGCTGGACGGTTCGCGCCCCGGGGTTTATAACATCAACTTAAAAGATATGAAGGCGCAGCCGAGCTTTAGCTTAAAGACCCTGACTTATCATGAAGCGGTGCCCGGACATCATTTTCAAATCTCTTTGAATATGGCGCAAAAAGATATCGGCATTATGAGGCAGAATGGCCAGTTTAATGCCTTTACCGAAGGTTGGGCCTTGTATTCCGAGCTGGTTGCTTATGAGATGGGCATGTATGAAAACGATCCCTGGGGCAACCTTGGGCGTTTGCAGGCCGAAGTTTACCGTGCTGCGCGTTTAGTGGTTGATACCGGCCTGCACCATAAACGCTGGAGCAGGGCACAGGCGATCAGTTATTTCCATAATGCCACCGGCACCGCCATGAGTGATGTCGAAAGCGCCATCGACCGCTATATGGCCTGGCCGGGACAGGCGCTGGGTTATAAGCTGGGTATGCTGAAAATTGTTGAACTGCGCGACTGGGCGAAAGCCGAGCTTAAAGAGCGCTTTGATATTAAAGCGTTCCATGACTTAGTGCTGTTACCGGGCGCCCGCCCGCTGACCTTGCTGGAGCAGGATGTTAAACGTTGGGTAAAACAGCAAAAAGTTTAA
- a CDS encoding LysR family transcriptional regulator, producing MNGSFDFDLKSLEIFVYTVDSGNMTLAAERLGTTQSAVSQNLANLEKSLQVKLLDRTVRPLEMTTAGRFFYDSATKMLTLAQKTNEDMHQSKFSHLDHVNIAMVDSLVTALGPSLIAALKGRATSWSVNTGLSHLHANALLSRHVDMILSDDALEEHAELKRYRILREPFVLVLPKGHQGQVEHLPKLLKTLGLIRYSANSLIGITVERYLKRMSVEPPVSLRLDNTFAILSSVAAGLGWTITTPLCLFQNGIRHLELDCYPLPGEPLYRNLTLVSRHNELWELPKVIADDSRLILQDNFLGYVEQHLSWLGHEIKIGG from the coding sequence ATGAATGGAAGTTTTGATTTTGATCTTAAATCGCTGGAAATATTTGTCTACACCGTAGACTCGGGCAATATGACGCTGGCCGCCGAGCGCTTAGGCACCACCCAGTCAGCAGTTTCCCAAAACCTGGCAAATTTAGAAAAATCCCTGCAGGTAAAATTACTCGATCGCACCGTCAGGCCTTTGGAAATGACCACCGCCGGGCGTTTCTTCTATGACAGCGCCACAAAAATGTTAACCCTGGCGCAAAAAACCAATGAAGACATGCATCAAAGCAAATTCAGCCATTTAGATCATGTCAATATTGCCATGGTTGACTCCCTGGTCACTGCCTTGGGTCCCTCGCTTATCGCCGCACTAAAAGGGCGTGCCACTAGCTGGTCGGTAAATACCGGGCTGTCACACTTACACGCCAATGCCCTGTTGTCGCGCCATGTCGATATGATCCTCTCGGACGATGCCCTGGAAGAGCATGCCGAGCTAAAACGTTACCGTATCCTCAGGGAGCCTTTCGTTTTGGTTTTGCCCAAAGGCCACCAGGGCCAGGTCGAACATCTGCCCAAGCTGCTCAAAACCTTAGGTTTGATCCGTTATAGCGCCAATTCATTAATTGGTATCACGGTTGAGCGTTACCTCAAGCGCATGTCGGTTGAGCCGCCGGTAAGCCTGCGCCTGGATAATACCTTTGCTATCCTTTCCTCGGTGGCCGCCGGGCTTGGCTGGACCATCACCACGCCTTTATGTTTATTCCAAAACGGTATCCGCCACCTTGAGCTTGATTGTTACCCCCTGCCGGGAGAGCCGCTATACCGTAATTTAACTTTGGTCAGCAGGCACAATGAATTGTGGGAGTTGCCAAAAGTGATTGCTGACGATAGCCGCCTTATCTTGCAAGATAATTTTCTCGGTTATGTCGAGCAACATCTGTCCTGGTTAGGCCATGAAATAAAAATAGGCGGCTAA
- the eat gene encoding ethanolamine permease, with amino-acid sequence MSDINNHSTVDYEDVSSDYLAQRQLKKGVAGWILLASLGVSYVISGDFAGWNFGLAQGGFGGMLIATILMGVMYSFMIFGLAELSASLPTAGGGYSFARRAMGPWGGFLTGTAILLEYSIAPAAIAVFIGAYVNEIFGFNGPVIYAACYIIFIGIHLFGAGEALKIMMAITGVAVIALLVFALGLIPHFDINNLLDIAVNEQAVGASAFLPEGYLGIWSAIPFAIWLFLAVEGVPLAAEETTNPGRDMPKGIITAMGILIVFATLVLFLAPGVAGSEMMKDHGAPLVGALQVVYGENSSIATFVNIVGLFGLIASFFSIIFAYSRQVFALSRAGYLPRFLSVTGKRKVPSMALIIPGIIGFLLSLTGEGDLMITMAVFGATISYALMMMSHIILRKKEPELERPYRTPGGTLTTGIAFILAIGAFISTFFVSLEAAMWSAVFYAILVAYFAFYSRHHLVGKVPEEEFAAIARAESELAE; translated from the coding sequence ATGTCGGACATTAATAATCACTCGACGGTAGATTACGAAGACGTCTCTTCGGACTACCTTGCACAGAGACAGCTCAAAAAAGGTGTCGCCGGCTGGATTCTGCTCGCAAGCCTCGGGGTTTCCTATGTTATCTCCGGCGATTTTGCCGGTTGGAACTTTGGTTTAGCCCAGGGCGGCTTTGGCGGTATGTTAATCGCCACTATCTTGATGGGCGTTATGTACAGCTTTATGATTTTTGGTCTGGCTGAATTATCTGCTTCCCTGCCCACCGCCGGGGGCGGTTACAGCTTTGCCCGGCGCGCCATGGGTCCCTGGGGAGGTTTTTTAACCGGCACCGCCATCTTACTGGAATATTCGATTGCCCCGGCCGCCATTGCGGTCTTTATCGGCGCTTATGTTAATGAAATTTTTGGCTTTAATGGCCCGGTCATTTATGCCGCCTGTTATATTATCTTCATCGGTATCCACCTGTTTGGCGCCGGTGAAGCGCTAAAAATTATGATGGCCATCACAGGCGTCGCCGTGATTGCCCTGCTGGTTTTTGCATTGGGACTCATTCCTCATTTTGACATCAACAACCTGCTTGATATTGCCGTAAATGAACAAGCCGTAGGCGCCAGTGCCTTCTTACCCGAGGGTTATTTAGGCATATGGAGCGCCATCCCTTTTGCTATCTGGCTGTTTCTCGCGGTTGAAGGGGTACCGTTGGCGGCGGAAGAAACCACAAATCCCGGCCGCGATATGCCCAAAGGTATTATCACCGCCATGGGTATTTTGATCGTTTTTGCCACCCTGGTATTATTTTTAGCCCCGGGGGTTGCCGGCTCTGAAATGATGAAAGATCACGGCGCGCCTTTAGTGGGGGCGCTGCAGGTGGTTTATGGTGAAAACTCATCGATAGCCACCTTTGTCAATATCGTCGGCTTATTCGGCCTTATCGCCAGTTTCTTTTCCATTATCTTTGCCTACTCCCGCCAGGTGTTCGCCTTGTCCCGCGCCGGTTATTTACCGCGCTTTCTCTCGGTTACCGGAAAAAGAAAAGTGCCGAGCATGGCCTTGATCATTCCCGGCATTATCGGTTTTTTACTGTCGCTGACCGGTGAAGGCGATCTGATGATCACTATGGCGGTCTTTGGCGCTACCATTTCTTACGCGCTGATGATGATGTCGCATATTATCCTGCGCAAAAAAGAGCCGGAGCTGGAGCGCCCCTACCGCACACCCGGCGGCACCTTAACCACAGGCATCGCCTTTATTCTCGCCATCGGCGCTTTTATCAGCACCTTTTTTGTCAGCCTGGAAGCGGCAATGTGGTCGGCCGTGTTCTACGCTATTCTCGTGGCTTACTTCGCCTTTTACAGTCGTCACCACCTGGTGGGCAAAGTACCGGAAGAAGAGTTTGCCGCCATTGCCCGGGCCGAATCAGAGCTGGCCGAATGA